A genome region from Methanobacterium bryantii includes the following:
- a CDS encoding transcription elongation factor NusA, protein MVLPICDVCLKSGMLCQGCENKLKSGEITQLDLDIAKLLYKLGEGTIGFKKTIEIGDVVIIVTEKDQVGKIIGKSGKIVRAISKKIGKKVRVIGEGSDFKEVAKDILAPARISGINIVYGTDGEEKYKIRVMREDSRRLPARLDVLNDIMKQLTHEKTVIVIDDL, encoded by the coding sequence ATGGTATTGCCAATATGCGATGTCTGCTTAAAAAGTGGAATGTTATGTCAGGGGTGTGAAAACAAGTTAAAAAGTGGTGAAATAACCCAACTGGATTTAGACATTGCAAAATTACTTTACAAACTTGGAGAAGGTACAATAGGCTTTAAAAAGACTATTGAAATAGGGGATGTCGTTATAATAGTAACAGAGAAAGACCAAGTTGGTAAAATCATAGGCAAAAGTGGAAAAATAGTAAGAGCAATATCAAAGAAAATAGGGAAGAAAGTAAGAGTTATAGGAGAAGGCTCTGACTTTAAAGAAGTGGCAAAGGATATTTTAGCCCCTGCAAGGATCTCAGGAATTAACATAGTCTATGGAACTGATGGAGAAGAAAAATACAAAATTAGGGTCATGAGAGAAGATTCAAGAAGACTTCCTGCAAGATTAGATGTACTAAACGATATCATGAAACAGTTAACCCATGAAAAAACTGTTATTGTTATTGATGACCTTTAA
- a CDS encoding CBS domain-containing protein, with amino-acid sequence MNNVGDVMTPNPVTVSVNTSVTKVRSILRDESFRCVPVVSGKHLEGTITRGDMMRISATKSNIEARGIMEHPKVITTPEVDINEIGKQIINADIIQAPVVKSDDDMTVVGMISVADILENLLDREVKPKKQNVGESTTRNVVTCKYDDPLSKVWDKMDDTGFSGLPVIKKKKIIGMITRKDIINSGHVRLSKEGGVKKPTKVESIMKTPPVVITEDKDIKEAAKLMVKYNIGRLPVVDHPVHIKKEPERVREAELVGIITREDVLGSYIN; translated from the coding sequence TTGAACAATGTTGGAGATGTTATGACACCTAATCCTGTCACAGTTTCTGTAAATACGAGTGTTACTAAGGTTAGATCTATATTAAGAGATGAAAGCTTTAGATGTGTTCCTGTAGTCTCTGGAAAGCATTTAGAAGGAACAATAACTCGTGGAGACATGATGCGCATCTCTGCAACAAAATCAAATATTGAAGCCCGCGGGATTATGGAACACCCCAAGGTCATTACAACACCGGAAGTAGATATTAACGAAATTGGAAAACAAATAATAAATGCAGATATTATCCAAGCACCTGTTGTTAAATCAGATGATGATATGACTGTTGTGGGAATGATAAGTGTAGCTGATATTCTTGAAAATTTATTAGATAGAGAAGTAAAGCCTAAAAAGCAGAATGTAGGCGAATCAACAACACGAAATGTTGTTACATGCAAATATGATGATCCTTTATCAAAAGTATGGGATAAAATGGACGATACTGGATTTTCTGGGCTCCCAGTAATTAAAAAGAAGAAAATAATAGGCATGATAACCAGAAAAGACATTATAAACTCAGGCCATGTAAGACTTTCTAAAGAAGGGGGAGTTAAAAAGCCCACAAAGGTAGAAAGTATTATGAAAACCCCTCCCGTAGTCATCACCGAAGATAAGGACATTAAAGAGGCTGCAAAATTGATGGTTAAATATAATATTGGAAGATTACCTGTAGTTGATCATCCAGTACACATTAAAAAAGAACCCGAAAGAGTAAGAGAAGCAGAACTTGTTGGAATAATAACAAGGGAAGATGTTTTGGGGTCGTATATAAATTGA
- the pheA gene encoding prephenate dehydratase — protein sequence MSNSKKTCKIGFLGPSGSYAEEAASKIQGELITFGSIMEVIDAVNQDIIDSGVVPIENSIEGPVGVTLDLLANDYDLKIKNEIILPISHNLLINEGSSAEDIEIVYSHMQALSQCRKFIEKMGAKPVATPSTSGAAEMVKGKKNAAAIGTRKAGDIYGLKIAAENIQDFENNSTRFVVVGKEDHALTGHDKTSLVFSLIEDKPGGLYDVLGEFAKRDINLTKIESRPSKKKLGTYIFFIDLEGHREDEEVKNILDTIKINTIKTKISYIKLLGSYPIEDND from the coding sequence ATGTCAAACTCCAAAAAAACATGCAAAATAGGTTTTTTAGGCCCCTCTGGTTCATATGCAGAGGAAGCTGCATCTAAAATTCAGGGAGAGCTTATAACATTCGGCTCCATAATGGAAGTCATAGATGCTGTTAATCAAGATATCATTGATAGTGGAGTTGTTCCAATAGAAAACTCCATAGAGGGCCCTGTAGGCGTGACCCTTGATCTTCTTGCAAATGATTACGATCTAAAAATTAAAAATGAAATTATACTACCAATAAGCCATAATCTCCTTATAAATGAAGGATCATCTGCAGAAGATATAGAAATAGTATATTCCCATATGCAGGCGCTTTCACAATGCCGTAAATTTATTGAAAAAATGGGTGCAAAACCAGTAGCAACTCCAAGCACATCTGGAGCTGCAGAAATGGTAAAAGGCAAGAAAAACGCTGCTGCAATTGGAACACGTAAAGCAGGAGACATATATGGCCTTAAAATAGCTGCAGAAAACATACAGGATTTTGAAAATAATTCAACACGATTCGTTGTTGTAGGTAAAGAAGATCACGCCCTTACTGGCCATGATAAAACATCCCTTGTATTTTCACTGATTGAAGATAAACCTGGAGGATTATATGATGTCCTCGGTGAATTTGCAAAAAGAGATATAAATTTAACCAAAATTGAATCACGGCCTTCCAAGAAGAAACTGGGAACTTACATCTTTTTCATCGATTTAGAGGGACATAGAGAGGATGAAGAAGTAAAGAACATTTTAGATACCATAAAAATAAATACCATAAAAACAAAAATATCATACATAAAGCTATTAGGTTCATACCCAATTGAAGATAATGATTAA
- a CDS encoding CBS domain-containing protein gives MLVKDVMNDEVFLIQETEQVAHARKIMLKHGVSRVIVTDRDANPIGIVTEKDLTRKLRGNGPTWKRRPIDTISIRRVMSNGLITIDADSDLKEAVETMLRDKISSVPVVDDEGLAGIITKTDLMKFYASKFNSRWKVSDLMTENVVTVNQNHTITHVISVMNENNIDGLVVMFDNEIAGIITPANISFAEVNDPDTGVSVERVYFVRQGVEGEEKRKARDLSMLTAEDIMTEDVVKISKDIDAAEAAQLMCNNYISHLPVVEDDSLVGIITKTDIIKGIQ, from the coding sequence ATGTTAGTAAAAGATGTAATGAATGACGAAGTATTTTTAATTCAGGAAACTGAACAGGTAGCCCACGCAAGGAAAATTATGCTAAAACACGGAGTTAGCAGAGTCATAGTTACAGACAGAGATGCTAATCCAATCGGAATTGTTACAGAAAAAGATTTAACACGTAAATTAAGAGGAAATGGCCCTACATGGAAAAGAAGGCCCATAGATACAATATCCATCAGAAGAGTTATGAGCAATGGCCTTATAACAATAGATGCCGACAGCGACCTGAAAGAAGCCGTTGAAACCATGCTGAGGGATAAAATAAGTTCAGTTCCAGTTGTAGATGATGAAGGTTTAGCAGGAATTATTACAAAAACTGACCTCATGAAATTTTATGCATCCAAATTCAATAGCAGGTGGAAAGTTTCAGATCTTATGACTGAAAATGTGGTAACTGTAAATCAAAACCATACTATAACTCACGTCATAAGCGTTATGAATGAAAATAACATAGATGGACTTGTTGTAATGTTTGATAATGAAATTGCAGGCATTATAACTCCAGCTAATATCTCCTTTGCTGAGGTAAATGATCCTGATACCGGTGTGAGTGTTGAAAGGGTCTACTTTGTAAGACAGGGAGTAGAAGGGGAAGAAAAAAGAAAAGCTAGAGACCTATCCATGTTAACTGCAGAAGATATAATGACCGAAGATGTTGTAAAAATCAGCAAAGATATAGATGCAGCAGAAGCTGCCCAATTGATGTGTAACAACTATATAAGTCATCTTCCTGTTGTTGAGGACGATTCTCTTGTTGGAATAATCACAAAAACAGATATAATTAAAGGGATTCAGTAA
- a CDS encoding 7-carboxy-7-deazaguanine synthase QueE, producing MKAHINEIFSSIQGEGKLIGRRQIFVRFSGCNLHCNYCDTPQGLDPTSGSSFSEEQLFNSVNNLITPDFHSISLTGGEPLLHADFIRSFLEKYDFNCLLETNGSLPDEMEKIAELIKYASLDIKLPEHRSTSNWDNLFKDELKSLNLLIDNKTNIYCKIVILPSTKVDAIKLIASRILDEISDASKLSMVIQPAYPLNHWIKNNEKLFEFSEAVGNYLDVLTIPQVHKLLKVR from the coding sequence ATGAAAGCCCATATAAATGAGATTTTCTCAAGCATTCAGGGTGAAGGCAAACTAATTGGAAGAAGGCAAATTTTTGTAAGATTTTCTGGATGTAATCTTCACTGCAATTACTGTGATACCCCACAAGGATTAGATCCTACAAGTGGATCCTCTTTTTCAGAAGAACAACTTTTTAATTCTGTAAATAATTTAATAACTCCTGATTTTCATTCTATTTCTTTAACAGGAGGAGAGCCATTACTACATGCAGATTTTATAAGATCATTTTTAGAAAAATATGATTTTAACTGCCTGCTGGAAACAAATGGTTCATTACCCGACGAAATGGAGAAAATAGCAGAGTTGATCAAATATGCTTCTTTAGACATTAAATTACCGGAGCATCGTTCAACTTCTAATTGGGATAACCTATTTAAAGATGAATTAAAATCACTAAATCTATTAATAGATAATAAAACAAATATATATTGTAAGATAGTTATACTGCCCTCTACAAAAGTTGATGCAATAAAACTGATAGCTTCAAGGATACTTGATGAAATTTCAGATGCTTCCAAGTTATCAATGGTTATTCAACCCGCATATCCCCTCAATCACTGGATAAAGAACAATGAAAAATTATTTGAATTCTCTGAAGCGGTAGGAAACTATTTAGATGTACTCACAATACCTCAAGTTCATAAACTTCTGAAAGTACGTTAA
- the coaBC gene encoding bifunctional phosphopantothenoylcysteine decarboxylase/phosphopantothenate--cysteine ligase CoaBC translates to MEIVLCVTGSIAAIESIKLARELARHGINVKCFMSDGACEIIHPYAMEFATGQDAVTKITGKIEHVKYANADLILVAPATANVISKFAYKIADNPINTLLITAFGYNTPILMVPSMHNSMYKAVKENIETLKGEGITFVKPKVEEKKAKFPDINDIVLHVMRETSKMELRGKKVLVSAGSTYEKIDEVRGITNRSSGKMGIEIAKEAFIRGADVTLIKGQMTADVPHIFDVVEVESSSQMHYAVSKLASKSDVFVSSAAVSDFKVKNAEAAKISSDTDITIELERTPKILNEVKEINPDIFLVGFKAVHNLSDEELLNAAKKRMLESDADLMVANDVAVEGAGFGSDDNQVVLMDDEIIEISLSPKREIAKRIVDRIVTKSL, encoded by the coding sequence ATGGAAATTGTGCTTTGTGTTACAGGAAGTATAGCTGCTATAGAATCCATTAAACTCGCAAGAGAACTTGCAAGACACGGAATTAATGTAAAATGCTTCATGAGCGACGGTGCATGTGAAATAATCCACCCATACGCCATGGAATTTGCAACAGGCCAGGATGCCGTTACCAAAATTACAGGCAAAATAGAGCATGTTAAATATGCAAATGCAGATTTAATTCTGGTTGCTCCTGCTACTGCCAACGTAATAAGTAAATTTGCCTATAAAATTGCAGATAACCCAATTAACACCCTCTTAATCACAGCCTTTGGGTATAATACGCCCATCTTAATGGTTCCATCCATGCATAATTCCATGTATAAAGCTGTAAAAGAAAATATTGAAACTCTTAAAGGCGAAGGAATTACATTTGTAAAACCTAAAGTTGAAGAGAAAAAGGCCAAATTCCCAGATATCAATGACATTGTTCTTCATGTGATGCGAGAGACCTCAAAAATGGAACTAAGAGGTAAAAAAGTGCTTGTAAGCGCTGGATCTACCTATGAAAAGATCGATGAAGTCAGGGGCATTACAAATAGAAGTTCAGGTAAAATGGGAATTGAAATCGCCAAAGAAGCCTTTATCAGGGGTGCCGATGTTACACTCATAAAAGGCCAGATGACTGCAGACGTGCCCCATATATTTGACGTTGTTGAAGTCGAATCATCATCCCAAATGCACTATGCAGTGTCCAAATTAGCATCTAAAAGTGATGTGTTTGTTTCTTCTGCTGCAGTTTCCGACTTCAAAGTTAAAAACGCAGAAGCAGCTAAAATCTCATCAGATACAGACATAACAATAGAACTTGAACGGACCCCTAAAATATTAAATGAAGTTAAGGAAATCAACCCGGACATTTTCCTTGTCGGGTTTAAAGCAGTCCACAACCTGTCTGATGAAGAACTGCTCAATGCTGCAAAGAAAAGGATGTTAGAATCTGATGCAGACCTCATGGTTGCAAACGATGTTGCAGTGGAAGGTGCTGGATTTGGATCTGACGATAATCAGGTCGTTTTGATGGATGATGAGATCATTGAGATATCTTTGAGCCCTAAACGAGAGATTGCAAAGAGAATTGTCGATAGGATCGTAACCAAAAGCTTATAA
- a CDS encoding RNA ligase, whose translation MVIENFLDKKLQELLHVKVEKLDHGIKTGIIKFFEFHGFPAMQFKKDVGVMETGTVIYFRNKIEVIRGFPKIRRTLMLSPTIKNHFKGKIALEEKMNGYNVRIASIGDEIIAITRRGYVCPYTTKKALEIMNLKDFFNDNPDLVICGEMLGTENPYVAHYYEEIGDIGFRVFDIRKKVSNEPMPIKEKTELLEKYNLPVVRLIGIYEVNEASPIIKKVIKEIGSVGREGIVIKDPSMEVPPLKYTSSEAHADELRYAFTYPFDFGRDFFFSRVIREGFQAFEMKENKEELEKRARRLGEAILYPMVDTIKNVASGDTAGEDLIIDVDNEEEAEDFLHYLHDLGVFAVILKFEGNKAVIRKIHQSTTDKITNYINGGLY comes from the coding sequence GTGGTTATAGAAAATTTTTTAGATAAAAAGCTTCAAGAGCTCCTACACGTGAAAGTAGAGAAACTAGATCATGGAATTAAAACGGGCATTATTAAATTTTTTGAATTCCATGGATTTCCCGCCATGCAGTTTAAAAAAGACGTTGGCGTGATGGAGACAGGAACTGTAATTTATTTTAGGAATAAGATCGAAGTAATAAGAGGCTTTCCCAAAATAAGAAGAACATTAATGCTTTCACCGACTATAAAAAATCATTTTAAGGGTAAAATCGCTCTTGAAGAAAAAATGAATGGATATAACGTACGTATAGCATCAATAGGCGACGAAATAATTGCCATAACAAGGCGAGGATATGTATGTCCATATACTACAAAAAAAGCGTTAGAAATTATGAACTTGAAAGATTTCTTTAACGATAACCCAGATCTAGTCATATGTGGAGAAATGTTAGGTACTGAAAATCCATACGTGGCACATTATTATGAAGAAATCGGCGATATAGGGTTTAGGGTATTTGATATACGTAAAAAAGTCTCAAATGAACCAATGCCCATTAAAGAAAAAACAGAATTACTTGAAAAGTATAATTTGCCTGTTGTACGGCTTATTGGAATATATGAAGTTAATGAGGCGTCCCCTATCATTAAAAAAGTAATTAAAGAAATAGGAAGCGTCGGCAGAGAAGGAATTGTAATTAAAGATCCATCTATGGAAGTTCCCCCCTTAAAATATACTTCTTCAGAGGCACATGCCGATGAACTTCGCTATGCATTTACATATCCCTTTGACTTTGGAAGAGATTTTTTCTTCAGTAGAGTAATAAGAGAAGGTTTTCAGGCATTTGAAATGAAAGAGAACAAAGAAGAACTTGAAAAAAGAGCACGTAGGCTTGGAGAAGCAATTTTATACCCCATGGTAGATACAATTAAAAACGTGGCCTCTGGAGATACCGCTGGCGAAGATCTAATAATTGATGTTGATAACGAGGAGGAAGCAGAAGATTTCCTGCATTATCTACATGATCTTGGAGTGTTTGCAGTTATACTTAAATTTGAAGGTAATAAAGCTGTAATAAGGAAAATACATCAATCTACAACAGATAAAATTACCAATTATATAAATGGAGGACTTTACTAA
- a CDS encoding PsbP-related protein gives MKKYLLAIILLLSIVLISGCTTSGNQTATNTSTGMKSYNGDQFNFNYPSSWQIITSQAQNSTIAVGDPTSADNSGNVQVNVEIQTAVKPSNVTIQDYYNSTYAQFAAQNLGYKQLSDGTITVNGKTALENVYILSSVSKEQRAVWLQNGNTIYIILCSAPISQYNDQQDTFNAIISSFKLV, from the coding sequence TTGAAAAAATATTTGCTTGCAATAATTCTTTTACTATCTATAGTCTTAATATCTGGATGTACAACTTCTGGAAATCAAACAGCCACCAATACATCTACAGGCATGAAATCATACAATGGAGACCAGTTTAACTTCAATTATCCTTCCAGCTGGCAGATAATAACAAGCCAAGCACAAAACAGTACCATTGCAGTCGGAGACCCGACTTCGGCAGACAACAGCGGAAATGTTCAGGTAAACGTTGAAATCCAAACTGCAGTTAAACCATCAAATGTAACAATACAGGATTATTACAATTCAACATATGCTCAATTTGCTGCTCAAAATTTAGGCTATAAACAGTTATCAGATGGAACCATCACTGTAAACGGAAAAACTGCTCTTGAGAATGTTTATATATTAAGTTCTGTATCTAAAGAGCAAAGAGCAGTATGGCTTCAAAATGGAAATACTATCTATATAATACTCTGCAGCGCCCCTATCTCGCAATATAACGATCAACAAGATACTTTCAATGCCATAATCAGCAGCTTTAAGTTAGTTTAG
- a CDS encoding CBS domain-containing protein yields the protein MEMETKVTVNDAMTSNVVTVSSENSAADAAYLMSQNEVGCLIVKNNNEPEGIVTETDIINKVVAHDIKASEISIDAIMTKNLIKIDPGRELNEAARFMSKMNIRRLAVVKDGVLKGILTAKDIMAVSPELTEILVENARMENQKNQMDHENINPPVPGVCEACGNFMDDLDEIDGKFVCEDCKEDLEGDLI from the coding sequence ATGGAAATGGAAACAAAAGTCACAGTAAATGATGCAATGACATCAAATGTAGTCACCGTAAGTTCTGAAAACAGCGCTGCAGATGCTGCCTATTTAATGAGCCAGAATGAAGTGGGTTGTTTAATAGTAAAAAACAACAACGAACCAGAAGGAATAGTTACAGAAACAGATATCATCAACAAAGTTGTTGCCCATGATATCAAAGCCAGTGAGATATCCATCGATGCAATAATGACTAAAAACCTTATAAAAATCGACCCCGGAAGAGAATTAAATGAAGCTGCTCGATTCATGTCAAAAATGAACATAAGACGGTTAGCTGTGGTAAAAGATGGAGTTCTTAAAGGTATATTAACTGCAAAAGACATAATGGCCGTTTCTCCAGAACTGACTGAAATTCTTGTTGAAAATGCAAGGATGGAAAACCAAAAAAATCAGATGGATCATGAAAATATAAATCCACCAGTACCTGGAGTTTGTGAGGCATGTGGAAACTTTATGGATGATTTAGACGAAATTGATGGAAAATTTGTTTGTGAAGACTGTAAAGAAGATTTAGAAGGTGATTTAATTTGA
- a CDS encoding PsbP-related protein: MKKYTFAIILIIAVILSVVVTFEYVTNTNQTLNQTSPSILTKTYSANGISFNYSADWEEGNKTGQYLIAYVKDPKLNSSDGKPGAVVEVMKRTSNGVPLKRFYDDVKGEASNVPGYGVMSETTTTVDNVTAYEFTARAMDSNVEEQFDIVLFEKKGFIYMIACGTRAPTYLSDEEENFDIIINSFKVQ; encoded by the coding sequence TTGAAAAAATACACGTTTGCAATAATTCTTATAATTGCAGTGATTTTATCTGTAGTTGTAACATTTGAATATGTAACCAATACAAATCAAACATTAAACCAGACATCCCCCTCTATTCTAACAAAAACATATTCTGCAAATGGAATTTCTTTTAATTACTCTGCAGACTGGGAAGAAGGTAATAAAACAGGACAGTATTTAATTGCCTATGTTAAAGATCCCAAACTGAACAGTTCAGATGGTAAACCCGGAGCTGTAGTAGAAGTTATGAAAAGAACATCCAATGGTGTTCCATTAAAGAGATTTTATGATGATGTTAAAGGAGAAGCATCAAATGTGCCGGGTTATGGAGTGATGTCAGAGACAACAACTACAGTAGATAATGTAACAGCTTACGAATTTACGGCCAGAGCCATGGACAGCAACGTTGAAGAACAGTTTGATATAGTTCTTTTTGAAAAGAAAGGATTTATATACATGATAGCATGTGGAACACGAGCTCCAACATATTTAAGCGATGAAGAGGAAAATTTTGATATAATAATTAATAGTTTTAAAGTACAGTGA
- a CDS encoding PsbP-related protein produces MNGPLRKGKDKSNNLLSGSQQKYKNKSRNPFKGPYKEEAFAISLAILIALLVLLVTHVSTGSTEQIQQVNQSVNQTTEIPTKIYSAGGISLQYPSSWNITTDEINATNTQIVIQDPTSANNPQSTEIAAFTIFKVQNDGSETLEQRKDSFIQSFTNSGANIALTNTSNITVNGINATEALYTGNDPKYNKIQLKVIYLEQNGIFYILGFFTKGMDLQSQDPYFSIILNSFKIQ; encoded by the coding sequence ATGAACGGTCCATTGAGAAAGGGTAAAGATAAAAGTAATAATTTACTAAGCGGCTCACAACAAAAGTATAAGAATAAAAGCCGTAACCCATTTAAGGGTCCGTATAAGGAAGAAGCATTTGCAATTAGTCTTGCAATTCTTATAGCGCTTCTGGTACTTTTAGTAACCCATGTATCAACTGGAAGTACTGAACAGATTCAGCAGGTCAACCAATCAGTTAACCAAACAACTGAAATACCCACAAAAATCTACTCAGCTGGAGGAATATCACTTCAATATCCCTCTTCATGGAACATTACAACTGATGAAATCAATGCAACCAATACACAGATTGTAATTCAGGACCCTACTTCAGCAAATAATCCTCAAAGCACAGAAATCGCAGCTTTTACTATATTTAAAGTGCAAAATGATGGATCTGAAACATTAGAACAGAGAAAAGATAGTTTTATCCAAAGTTTTACAAATTCTGGCGCCAATATAGCGCTTACAAATACTTCAAATATTACTGTAAATGGTATAAATGCTACAGAAGCTTTATACACAGGGAATGACCCCAAGTACAATAAAATACAATTAAAAGTAATATATCTTGAGCAAAATGGTATTTTTTATATACTGGGATTCTTTACCAAAGGAATGGATTTACAAAGTCAAGATCCGTACTTCAGCATAATATTAAATAGTTTTAAAATCCAGTAA
- a CDS encoding CBS domain-containing protein: MHIKDIMSSKVVVVDKDQNLNDALKLMKKHKISRLPVINTNNDHKRELVGIITEKDIALRLGSSRYGNMPPSHFHVSTVMTPDPITLNAAENLGKAAKIMIENKIGGIPIIDDVEIVGIITKTDFIKTCQGIPYNKTYIKDRMQTDVMTVNPGDRLVHARRILIDEDIGRLPVMNGDEIEGILTAKDIADSMISFRKIVPDRYQAARIRNLIVEDIMTQNVRTINEEKTIADASTFMIDEDFSGVPVTNDNGEITGMITKTDIMNFIAELEEVY; the protein is encoded by the coding sequence ATGCACATAAAAGATATAATGAGTTCTAAAGTTGTTGTAGTAGATAAAGACCAGAACCTTAATGATGCATTAAAACTCATGAAAAAACATAAAATTTCACGGCTGCCTGTCATAAACACCAACAACGACCATAAAAGAGAATTAGTAGGAATTATAACTGAAAAAGATATTGCATTACGGCTTGGTTCATCCAGATATGGCAATATGCCCCCTTCACATTTCCATGTATCCACAGTTATGACTCCAGATCCTATAACTTTAAATGCTGCTGAAAATCTGGGAAAAGCTGCCAAAATAATGATTGAAAACAAAATTGGCGGAATACCCATTATAGACGACGTAGAAATCGTAGGCATCATTACAAAAACTGACTTCATTAAAACATGCCAGGGAATACCTTACAATAAGACTTACATAAAAGACAGGATGCAGACAGACGTGATGACTGTAAATCCTGGAGATAGGCTGGTTCATGCAAGAAGAATACTAATTGATGAAGATATTGGAAGACTGCCCGTAATGAACGGCGATGAAATTGAAGGAATTCTAACTGCTAAAGACATAGCAGATTCAATGATATCCTTTAGAAAAATTGTCCCTGACAGGTATCAAGCTGCAAGGATAAGGAATCTCATCGTAGAAGATATAATGACTCAAAATGTAAGAACCATCAATGAAGAAAAAACAATAGCCGATGCTTCAACCTTTATGATAGATGAAGACTTCAGTGGAGTACCAGTTACAAACGACAACGGGGAAATTACAGGCATGATCACTAAAACAGACATTATGAACTTTATTGCAGAATTAGAGGAGGTTTACTGA
- a CDS encoding CBS domain-containing protein has translation MRRKELINIVKSRERAPLEFETHITEHEGDIMSIAKREVVTVPQSATIKESAEIMVKNKFRRLPITDPGTGKIRGIVTAMDILDFLGGGDKYQILEKKHDGNFLSAINDPVREIMTTKVEVLSHKSSIGNAVSKMLEKKVGAFPIVDSDEKIVGIISERDFVFLLSGVLTDEVVEDFMTTSLITTTPGTRIEGASKIMVRNKLRRIPVTGEERKTPHPENDKLVGIVTSTDILKFLGNNTAFEKLVTNDAEEILNTTLSDIMINDVVTTNSQTRLGEICSIMETKGIGGLPVVRNSDLIGIITESDILRAISG, from the coding sequence ATGAGAAGAAAAGAACTAATAAATATAGTAAAATCTAGAGAAAGAGCTCCATTGGAGTTTGAAACCCATATAACAGAACACGAAGGCGATATTATGAGCATCGCCAAAAGAGAAGTAGTAACAGTGCCTCAAAGCGCTACAATCAAAGAATCCGCAGAAATAATGGTAAAAAACAAATTTAGAAGGCTCCCAATTACAGACCCTGGGACCGGAAAAATCCGTGGAATCGTGACAGCCATGGATATACTTGACTTTTTAGGTGGTGGAGACAAGTATCAAATTTTAGAAAAAAAACACGACGGTAATTTTTTATCCGCCATAAATGACCCTGTAAGGGAAATTATGACAACTAAGGTAGAAGTTTTAAGTCATAAAAGCTCCATTGGTAATGCAGTTTCCAAAATGCTGGAAAAAAAAGTCGGTGCATTCCCAATAGTAGATTCAGATGAAAAAATCGTAGGAATAATTTCTGAAAGAGATTTTGTATTTCTCCTCTCAGGAGTCTTAACTGATGAAGTTGTGGAAGATTTCATGACAACATCACTTATAACAACCACTCCTGGAACCCGAATTGAAGGGGCATCTAAAATTATGGTTAGAAATAAACTTAGAAGAATCCCTGTAACTGGAGAAGAACGAAAAACACCTCACCCTGAAAATGATAAGCTTGTTGGAATTGTTACTTCAACAGACATCTTAAAATTCTTAGGTAATAATACTGCATTTGAAAAATTAGTCACAAATGATGCTGAAGAAATCCTGAATACCACACTTTCAGACATCATGATTAACGACGTGGTCACTACCAATTCCCAAACACGATTAGGTGAAATATGTAGTATAATGGAGACTAAAGGTATTGGAGGGCTCCCAGTAGTTAGAAATAGTGATTTAATTGGTATAATAACAGAAAGCGATATTTTAAGGGCGATAAGCGGATGA